The proteins below come from a single Caulobacter segnis ATCC 21756 genomic window:
- a CDS encoding inner membrane-spanning protein YciB, translated as MSQAPAEAPQAASKKNTGWVRTVVDYGAAIAFGVAYFVTKDFQKATWVLVAASAAALAIGYAVERRLALLPLFFGGMALVFGALGLVFHSDVFVKIKVTVINLALAAFLLGGTLTGRQPLKLLMGEALHLPDAAWRTLTLRYGGYFALVAVLNEIVRNTQDTDTWVKFRLGLLPLALVFVATQIPFMMKHMAKGDAPTAAEPPDAGF; from the coding sequence GTGAGCCAAGCGCCCGCTGAAGCCCCACAAGCGGCTTCCAAGAAGAATACAGGCTGGGTGCGGACGGTCGTCGACTACGGCGCGGCCATCGCGTTCGGCGTCGCCTATTTCGTCACCAAGGACTTCCAGAAGGCGACCTGGGTGCTGGTGGCCGCCTCGGCCGCCGCCCTGGCGATCGGCTATGCGGTCGAGCGGCGCCTGGCCCTGCTGCCGTTGTTCTTCGGCGGCATGGCTCTGGTGTTCGGGGCCCTCGGCCTCGTGTTTCACTCCGACGTGTTCGTGAAGATCAAGGTCACGGTGATCAACCTGGCCCTGGCCGCCTTCCTGCTGGGCGGCACGCTGACTGGTCGCCAGCCGCTGAAGCTGCTGATGGGCGAGGCGTTGCATCTGCCCGACGCCGCCTGGCGGACCCTGACCCTGCGCTACGGCGGTTATTTCGCCCTGGTCGCGGTGCTGAACGAGATCGTCCGCAACACCCAGGACACCGACACCTGGGTGAAGTTCCGCCTGGGCCTGTTGCCGCTGGCCCTGGTGTTCGTCGCGACCCAGATTCCCTTCATGATGAAGCACATGGCCAAGGGCGACGCCCCCACGGCCGCCGAGCCGCCGGACGCCGGGTTCTAG
- the ftsY gene encoding signal recognition particle-docking protein FtsY: MSDKPDQKKGWFQRLTSGLTRTSQAMTEQVTGVFTKKPLDQEQLDALEEMLIEADLGPEIAARITDAFGKARFGKSSTDDEVKEALAELIAAELADRQGDFDPLSGPRPYVVLFIGVNGSGKTTTLGKIAADLTEKGARVLIAAGDTFRAAAVEQLKVWADRAGADFMSKPTGSDAAGLAYEAVERAKAEHYDVVLIDTAGRLQNKQGLMDELLKVIRVVKKVDPDYPHETLLVLDATVGRNALAQEKIFGNQVGVSGIVMTKLDGTARGGVLVPVARASDSPIKLIGVGEGVEDLQPFDARAFSRSLVGLKD, encoded by the coding sequence ATGAGCGACAAGCCCGATCAGAAAAAAGGCTGGTTCCAACGCCTGACGTCCGGCCTGACCCGGACGTCGCAAGCGATGACCGAGCAGGTCACCGGGGTCTTCACCAAGAAGCCCCTGGACCAGGAACAGCTGGACGCCCTGGAAGAGATGCTGATCGAGGCCGATCTCGGCCCCGAGATCGCCGCCCGCATCACCGACGCCTTCGGCAAGGCGCGTTTCGGCAAGTCGTCGACCGATGATGAGGTCAAGGAAGCCCTGGCCGAGCTGATCGCCGCCGAACTGGCCGACCGTCAGGGCGACTTCGACCCCCTGAGCGGCCCGCGCCCCTATGTGGTGCTGTTCATCGGCGTCAACGGCTCGGGCAAGACCACGACCCTGGGCAAGATCGCCGCCGACCTGACCGAGAAGGGCGCGCGCGTGCTGATCGCCGCCGGCGACACCTTCCGCGCCGCCGCCGTCGAGCAGCTGAAGGTCTGGGCCGACCGGGCCGGGGCCGACTTCATGTCCAAGCCCACGGGCTCGGACGCCGCGGGCCTGGCCTACGAGGCCGTCGAGCGCGCCAAGGCCGAGCACTACGACGTCGTCCTGATCGACACCGCCGGCCGCCTGCAGAACAAGCAGGGCCTGATGGACGAGCTCCTGAAGGTCATCCGTGTCGTGAAGAAGGTCGATCCGGATTATCCGCACGAGACCCTGCTGGTCCTGGACGCCACCGTGGGCCGCAACGCCCTGGCCCAGGAGAAGATCTTCGGCAACCAGGTCGGCGTCTCCGGGATTGTCATGACCAAGCTGGACGGCACCGCGCGCGGCGGGGTGCTGGTGCCGGTGGCGCGCGCCTCCGACAGCCCGATCAAGCTGATCGGGGTGGGCGAGGGGGTCGAGGACCTGCAACCGTTCGACGCCCGCGCCTTCTCGCGCTCTCTCGTCGGCCTGAAGGACTGA
- a CDS encoding trimeric intracellular cation channel family protein — translation MDVQLDPLGTALFWLDYAAAAVFGATGALAAARRKHDIITFGFFAAITGVGGGTLRDLLIGAPVFWVQRPGYIVACLAAATVVWLLGKRGWRFRALLWLDALGMAAYAVVGTAKALSLGVHPFSAVVMGVLTTAFGGVIRDVLAEEPNLLLRREIYITAALLGASVFAVLKLAGVPFWPAGIAGFAAAFGLRACAIKFGWSLPGFMGEDRAD, via the coding sequence ATGGACGTGCAACTTGACCCTTTGGGAACCGCGCTTTTCTGGCTCGACTACGCGGCTGCGGCCGTTTTTGGGGCAACCGGCGCCCTCGCGGCGGCCCGGCGCAAGCACGACATCATCACCTTCGGATTTTTCGCCGCGATCACCGGCGTGGGCGGCGGGACGCTGCGCGACCTGCTGATCGGGGCGCCCGTCTTCTGGGTGCAGCGGCCCGGCTACATCGTCGCCTGCCTGGCCGCGGCCACGGTGGTCTGGCTGCTGGGCAAGCGCGGCTGGCGGTTCCGGGCGCTGCTGTGGCTGGACGCCCTGGGAATGGCGGCCTACGCCGTGGTCGGCACGGCCAAGGCCTTGAGCCTGGGCGTGCATCCGTTCAGCGCCGTGGTCATGGGGGTTCTCACCACCGCCTTCGGCGGCGTGATCCGCGACGTGCTGGCCGAGGAGCCGAACCTGCTGCTGCGCCGCGAGATCTACATCACCGCCGCCCTGCTCGGCGCCAGCGTGTTCGCCGTCCTGAAGCTGGCCGGCGTCCCGTTCTGGCCGGCGGGGATCGCGGGCTTCGCCGCCGCCTTCGGCCTTCGAGCCTGCGCGATCAAGTTCGGCTGGAGCCTGCCGGGGTTCATGGGGGAAGACCGGGCGGACTAA
- a CDS encoding GFA family protein — protein sequence MSLSGGCQCGATRFRVEGEPPNSGVGRASICHCRMCQKAFGGPFGALVTVNVADLAWTRGRRATFQSSDKIQRGFCAACGTPLTYEWSPDKIDLAVFAFDDPSAVTPGVQLAVESRPAWMDHLADMPVRPPMGPTGAVVSRQHPDFDTPPT from the coding sequence ATGAGCTTAAGCGGCGGGTGCCAGTGCGGCGCGACGCGGTTCCGGGTCGAGGGCGAGCCCCCTAATTCTGGAGTGGGTCGAGCCTCCATCTGCCATTGCCGCATGTGCCAGAAGGCGTTCGGCGGGCCGTTCGGGGCGCTGGTGACGGTCAACGTGGCCGACCTGGCCTGGACGCGCGGCCGGCGCGCGACCTTCCAGAGCTCGGACAAGATTCAGCGGGGCTTCTGCGCCGCCTGCGGCACGCCGCTGACCTATGAGTGGAGCCCCGACAAGATCGACCTGGCGGTCTTTGCCTTCGACGATCCGTCCGCCGTGACGCCGGGGGTTCAGCTGGCGGTCGAGAGCCGGCCGGCCTGGATGGACCACCTCGCCGACATGCCGGTCCGGCCGCCGATGGGGCCGACGGGAGCGGTGGTGAGCCGGCAGCATCCGGATTTCGATACTCCCCCCACCTGA
- a CDS encoding endonuclease/exonuclease/phosphatase family protein yields the protein MAAAFLLASLTLAPARAETLPPVTFSVMTYNVEGLPWPVRTGRGKALKAIGRELAAMRAAGRQPDVVLIQEGFRSEIWDLIDESGYDYVARGPNKGQRDPNMLKGQKTDFRRVKYRRKGEGLGKWGSSGLWVLSDHPINWVKSHAYHYCAGLDCLANKGAMLVSLEVAGLPTPVEIADTHLNSKGASGVPRRRATQAHRLQADELKRFMQEDRTPGAPLIVGGDFNVMHSPERFNHVMADYPFEVVSRWCHHRPGACDTQISYDGDAPWLDTQDLIGFLDGEQVTVTPVAVEATFDGASEPVLSDHDGYKVTFKLAPKG from the coding sequence TTGGCCGCCGCCTTCCTGCTCGCGAGCCTGACGCTGGCGCCGGCGCGCGCCGAAACCTTGCCTCCGGTGACGTTCAGCGTCATGACCTACAATGTCGAGGGCCTGCCCTGGCCGGTCCGAACGGGGCGCGGCAAGGCGTTGAAGGCGATCGGCCGCGAGCTGGCGGCCATGCGCGCGGCGGGACGTCAGCCCGACGTCGTCCTGATCCAGGAGGGCTTTCGCTCCGAGATCTGGGATCTGATCGACGAGAGCGGCTACGACTACGTCGCGCGAGGGCCGAACAAGGGCCAGCGCGATCCGAACATGCTGAAGGGCCAGAAGACCGACTTCCGCCGCGTGAAATATCGCCGCAAAGGCGAGGGCCTGGGCAAGTGGGGCTCCAGCGGCCTGTGGGTGCTGAGCGACCATCCGATCAACTGGGTGAAGTCGCACGCCTACCACTATTGCGCGGGCTTGGACTGCCTGGCCAACAAGGGCGCCATGTTGGTCAGCCTGGAGGTCGCCGGCCTGCCGACGCCGGTCGAAATCGCCGACACCCATCTGAACTCCAAGGGCGCCTCGGGCGTGCCCCGTCGCCGGGCCACTCAGGCCCACCGCCTGCAGGCCGACGAGCTGAAGCGGTTCATGCAGGAAGACCGTACGCCCGGCGCGCCGCTGATCGTCGGCGGCGACTTCAACGTCATGCACTCGCCCGAGCGCTTCAACCACGTGATGGCCGACTATCCGTTCGAGGTGGTCAGCCGCTGGTGTCATCATCGTCCCGGGGCCTGCGACACCCAGATCTCCTATGACGGCGACGCGCCCTGGCTGGACACCCAGGACCTGATCGGCTTTCTCGACGGAGAACAGGTGACGGTGACGCCGGTCGCGGTGGAGGCCACGTTCGACGGCGCGTCCGAGCCCGTGCTGTCGGACCACGACGGCTACAAGGTGACGTTCAAGCTGGCGCCGAAGGGGTAG
- the dapF gene encoding diaminopimelate epimerase produces the protein MSRTFLKMNGLGNDFVVVQTLTQNFEPTPEEIRAIAKRGDGGIGCDQVIAIDPPKAEGASAYVRFWNSDGEETGACGNGTRCVAWLLMQSAGKTEVAFDTVAGRLSGVAAGEKLVTVDMGPPRLEWSQIPLAEAMDTARVELQVGPIDAPWVHTPVCVSMGNPHVVFFVDAPVSDEFATKTGSLVEHHPLFPEGVNVGFAHVESRDHIRLKVWERGAGLTAACGTGACAAQVAAVRRGLTDRKAKVEFESGALTIEWRESDGHVIMTGPVSMDFAGKLPEAVAA, from the coding sequence ATGAGCCGCACCTTCCTGAAGATGAACGGCCTGGGCAACGACTTCGTCGTGGTCCAGACCCTGACCCAGAACTTCGAGCCGACCCCCGAGGAGATCCGTGCGATCGCCAAACGCGGGGACGGCGGGATCGGCTGCGACCAGGTCATCGCCATCGACCCGCCCAAGGCCGAGGGCGCGTCGGCCTATGTGCGGTTCTGGAACTCGGATGGCGAGGAGACCGGCGCCTGCGGCAACGGTACGCGCTGCGTGGCGTGGCTGCTGATGCAGTCGGCCGGCAAGACCGAGGTCGCCTTCGACACCGTCGCCGGGCGCCTGTCGGGCGTCGCCGCCGGCGAGAAGCTGGTCACGGTCGACATGGGTCCGCCGCGCCTCGAGTGGAGCCAGATCCCGCTGGCCGAGGCGATGGACACCGCCCGCGTCGAGCTGCAGGTCGGCCCGATCGACGCCCCGTGGGTTCACACCCCGGTCTGCGTCTCGATGGGCAATCCGCACGTCGTCTTCTTCGTCGACGCGCCGGTCAGCGACGAGTTCGCCACCAAGACCGGCAGCCTGGTCGAGCACCACCCGCTGTTCCCGGAGGGCGTCAATGTCGGCTTCGCGCACGTCGAGAGCCGCGACCACATCCGGCTGAAGGTCTGGGAGCGGGGCGCGGGCCTGACCGCCGCCTGCGGCACCGGCGCCTGCGCCGCCCAGGTCGCCGCCGTGCGCCGGGGACTGACCGACCGCAAGGCCAAGGTCGAGTTCGAGAGCGGCGCGCTCACCATCGAATGGCGCGAAAGCGATGGCCACGTGATCATGACCGGCCCGGTCAGCATGGACTTCGCCGGCAAGCTGCCCGAGGCGGTCGCCGCTTAA
- a CDS encoding potassium channel family protein, translated as MHRDDQRQDKGELRLRARLRALYHGASPTAVRFRYAIILIDIAIIAFFIAAPLMQRHGVTFYLIDYGVATFLALDLAARAVAHGDIKAWLRKPIVWLDLFVLATLLFPAWLFNFGFLRVLRLWTLIHSEFFWRTIGRRYDDTRVEDVTRAASSLITFVFVVTGFVYTSFAGRHEGIGGYVDALYFTVTSLTTTGYGDVTLPGVWGKLLSIAVMLGGVSLFIGLIQSILRPHKVVYQCHACGLRRHDPDAVHCKACGVLLNIPDDGV; from the coding sequence ATGCACCGCGACGATCAGCGTCAGGACAAGGGCGAACTTCGCCTCCGGGCCCGATTGCGCGCGCTGTACCATGGCGCATCGCCGACAGCGGTCCGGTTTCGCTACGCGATCATCCTGATCGACATCGCGATCATCGCCTTCTTCATCGCCGCGCCGCTGATGCAGCGGCATGGCGTGACCTTCTATCTCATCGACTATGGGGTCGCGACTTTCCTGGCGCTGGATCTGGCCGCCCGGGCCGTGGCGCACGGGGACATCAAGGCGTGGCTGAGAAAGCCGATCGTCTGGCTTGATCTGTTTGTCCTGGCGACCCTGCTGTTCCCGGCCTGGCTGTTCAACTTCGGATTCCTGCGCGTCCTGCGGCTTTGGACCCTGATCCACAGCGAGTTCTTCTGGCGCACGATCGGGCGACGCTACGACGACACCCGGGTCGAGGACGTGACCCGCGCGGCCAGCTCGCTGATCACCTTCGTCTTCGTGGTGACGGGGTTCGTCTATACGAGTTTCGCGGGCCGGCACGAGGGGATCGGCGGCTACGTGGACGCGCTCTATTTCACGGTGACCAGCCTCACGACCACCGGCTATGGCGACGTCACCTTGCCAGGCGTGTGGGGCAAGCTGCTGTCGATCGCCGTGATGCTGGGCGGGGTGTCGCTGTTCATCGGCCTGATCCAGTCGATCCTGCGGCCCCACAAGGTCGTCTACCAATGCCACGCCTGCGGCCTGCGCCGGCACGATCCGGACGCTGTCCACTGCAAAGCCTGTGGCGTTCTGCTGAACATTCCCGACGACGGGGTCTGA
- a CDS encoding prolyl oligopeptidase family serine peptidase, producing the protein MILLRTCSAIALAAILSSVSATAATAQDTDPHLALEGVETPSSLAWVKAQNDKTLPILSADPRFAGLQANALTILASKDRIAMPNFIGKTVFNFWQDQTHVRGVWRRTSLESYKSASPQWETVIDLDALAAAEGKNWIWKGADCRPKTHDRCLVNLSNGGKDAVTVREFDLTTKAFVDPSAGGFVLPESKQTIEWLDADTLILTRDWGPGTTTDSGYGFVIKTLKRGQVLDQAVEVYRGQKTDVSARPNVLRDAKGNRVVLIEQATDFFNSLYFEWTPNGLAQLPLPKKGGVVGMLDGALVVKTEEAWTFANITMPAGSLALVSPERLRPGNEIVVSTGCDPCAILSPGPRQSIAQATVTDNRVVAVVYDNVRGSLVSLEDKGDRGGVVKTSLPVTDNAAVTLGSHSDEGDLVFYTDEGFTTPTQLRLADATKSTAETVKSLPAQFNATNLVVEQKSATSKDGTKIPYFLVHRKDWTLNGQNPTLLHAYGGFNLSKLPVYDPLIGKLWLERGGAYAVANIRGGGEFGPAWHEAALKANRQRAYDDYFAVAEKLIADKATSPRHLGAYGRSNGGLLMGVAMTERPDLWNAVVVESPLLDMIRYTVLPAGASWIGEYGDPAISAERAWIEKYSPYQNLKPGVKYPLAYITTSTKDDRVHPGHARKFAARLDDLKVDHLYFENTDGGHANGADPKANARRWALHYTYLSRQLMDH; encoded by the coding sequence ATGATCCTGCTCCGCACCTGCTCCGCGATCGCCTTGGCCGCGATCCTGTCCTCCGTCTCGGCCACCGCGGCCACAGCGCAAGACACCGATCCTCATCTGGCCCTGGAGGGCGTCGAAACGCCCTCGTCGCTAGCCTGGGTGAAGGCGCAGAACGACAAGACCCTGCCAATCCTGTCGGCGGATCCGCGCTTCGCGGGGCTGCAGGCGAACGCCTTGACGATCCTGGCCAGCAAGGACCGGATCGCGATGCCGAACTTCATCGGCAAGACGGTCTTCAACTTCTGGCAGGACCAGACCCACGTGCGCGGCGTCTGGCGGCGCACGAGCCTGGAGTCCTACAAGTCGGCCAGTCCGCAATGGGAGACGGTGATCGATCTGGACGCCCTGGCCGCCGCCGAGGGCAAGAACTGGATCTGGAAGGGCGCCGACTGCCGCCCCAAGACCCATGACCGGTGCCTGGTCAACCTGTCCAACGGCGGCAAGGACGCCGTCACGGTCCGCGAGTTCGACCTGACGACCAAGGCCTTCGTCGATCCGTCGGCCGGCGGCTTCGTCCTGCCCGAGAGCAAGCAGACGATTGAGTGGCTGGACGCCGACACCCTGATCCTGACCCGCGACTGGGGTCCGGGCACGACCACCGACAGCGGCTACGGCTTCGTGATCAAGACGCTGAAGCGCGGCCAGGTCCTGGACCAGGCGGTCGAGGTCTATCGCGGCCAGAAGACGGATGTGTCGGCGCGGCCGAACGTGCTGCGCGACGCCAAGGGCAACCGGGTCGTGCTGATCGAGCAGGCGACCGACTTCTTCAACAGCCTCTATTTCGAGTGGACCCCCAACGGGCTGGCGCAACTGCCGCTTCCGAAAAAGGGTGGCGTGGTCGGCATGCTGGACGGGGCGCTGGTTGTGAAGACGGAGGAAGCCTGGACCTTCGCCAACATCACAATGCCAGCGGGCAGCCTGGCTCTCGTATCGCCTGAGCGTCTGCGTCCGGGCAACGAGATCGTGGTATCCACCGGCTGTGACCCTTGCGCGATCCTATCGCCTGGGCCTCGTCAGTCGATCGCCCAAGCCACGGTCACCGACAACCGCGTGGTCGCGGTCGTCTATGACAATGTTCGCGGGTCTCTGGTTAGCCTGGAGGACAAGGGCGATCGGGGTGGCGTGGTGAAGACCAGCCTGCCGGTCACCGACAACGCGGCCGTGACCCTGGGCTCGCATTCGGACGAGGGCGACCTCGTATTTTACACCGACGAGGGCTTCACTACCCCAACCCAGCTAAGACTAGCCGACGCGACGAAATCGACCGCTGAGACCGTCAAATCCCTGCCCGCTCAGTTCAACGCCACGAACTTGGTGGTCGAGCAGAAGTCGGCGACGTCGAAGGACGGCACGAAGATCCCCTACTTCCTGGTCCACAGGAAGGATTGGACGCTGAACGGCCAGAACCCAACCCTGCTGCACGCCTATGGCGGCTTCAACCTGTCGAAGCTGCCGGTCTACGACCCGCTGATCGGCAAGCTGTGGCTCGAGCGCGGCGGGGCCTACGCGGTGGCCAACATCCGGGGCGGCGGCGAGTTCGGTCCGGCCTGGCACGAGGCGGCGCTCAAGGCCAATCGCCAGCGCGCCTATGACGACTATTTCGCCGTGGCCGAAAAGCTGATCGCCGACAAGGCCACCTCGCCGCGCCACCTGGGCGCCTATGGTCGCTCGAACGGCGGGCTCCTGATGGGCGTGGCGATGACGGAGCGCCCGGACCTGTGGAACGCGGTGGTGGTCGAAAGCCCCCTACTCGACATGATCCGCTACACGGTGCTGCCCGCCGGCGCCTCGTGGATCGGCGAGTATGGCGACCCGGCCATCTCGGCCGAACGCGCCTGGATCGAGAAATACAGCCCCTATCAGAACCTGAAGCCGGGCGTGAAATACCCGCTGGCCTACATCACGACCTCGACCAAGGACGACCGCGTCCATCCGGGCCACGCCCGCAAATTCGCCGCGCGCCTGGACGACCTGAAGGTCGACCACCTCTATTTCGAGAACACCGACGGCGGCCACGCCAACGGCGCCGACCCCAAGGCCAACGCCCGCCGGTGGGCGCTGCACTACACCTACCTGTCGCGCCAGCTTATGGACCACTAG
- a CDS encoding prolyl oligopeptidase family serine peptidase produces MKRLVLALLASTSFMTLTPAIAADSAKPAEARTPLSELGKDDPYLWMEEIEGTRALDWAKAQNARSLGVLQGDARYADLQANALAILNAKDRVPGVSFAGDGSLRNFWQDADHVRGLWRKTTLDSYRTAEPVWETILDIDALTKAENANWVFKGASCIPPEETRCLVALSNGGKDAVTVREFDTTTKSFVPGGFVLPEGKQNYTWLDKDTLLVAREWAPGELTDSGYAYVLKTLKRGQTLDQAVELFRGQKTDVSVSPFVLRDADGKVVAVLAHRGVTFFESEVYLLEGAKPVKLDLPLKSSIQGYVDGQMIVLVEQDWPAKGFKTGDLISFDLAKLKAAPHKATATLVLRPTARQSVEQVQTTRTKLVVGMLDNVKGAAKVFTHGPSGWTVQSLDLPANSAIGLGSSDDKSERLFVTVTGYLTPTTYWLADAGALKLEQVKASPARFDASTHVVEQFEATSSDGVKIPYFVVRPKGVKYDGQAPTLLYAYGGFQVPMTPGYSGVMGKLWLERGGTYVVANIRGGGEFGPAWHEAGLKANRQKVYDDFFAVSQDLIARKITSPRRLGIMGGSNGGLLMGVALTQRPELYNAVVVQVPLFDMIRYSQIGAGASWVGEYGDPAIPSERAVIAKYDPYSNLKPGKKYPEVFIETSTKDDRVHPAHARKAAARMMELGYPVLYYENIDGGHAGAANLAETARRQALEYTYLTRRLMD; encoded by the coding sequence ATGAAGCGTCTTGTTCTCGCCCTCCTTGCTTCCACGAGCTTTATGACCCTGACCCCCGCGATCGCCGCCGACAGCGCCAAGCCCGCCGAGGCCCGCACGCCGCTTTCCGAACTCGGCAAGGACGATCCTTATCTGTGGATGGAGGAGATCGAGGGAACCCGCGCCCTCGACTGGGCCAAGGCCCAGAATGCGCGCAGCCTGGGCGTGCTGCAGGGCGACGCCCGCTACGCCGACCTTCAGGCCAACGCCTTGGCCATCCTGAACGCCAAGGATCGGGTGCCGGGCGTGTCGTTCGCCGGCGACGGGTCCTTGCGCAACTTCTGGCAGGACGCCGATCACGTGCGCGGTCTGTGGCGCAAGACGACGCTGGACAGCTATCGCACCGCCGAGCCGGTCTGGGAGACGATCCTCGACATCGACGCGCTCACCAAGGCCGAGAACGCCAACTGGGTGTTCAAGGGAGCCAGCTGCATCCCGCCGGAGGAAACCCGCTGCCTGGTCGCCCTGTCGAACGGCGGCAAGGACGCCGTGACCGTGCGTGAGTTCGACACCACGACCAAGAGCTTCGTTCCGGGCGGCTTCGTCCTGCCCGAGGGCAAGCAGAACTACACCTGGTTGGACAAGGACACGCTGCTGGTGGCCCGCGAGTGGGCCCCGGGCGAGCTGACCGACTCCGGCTACGCCTATGTCCTGAAGACCCTGAAGCGCGGCCAGACGCTGGATCAGGCGGTCGAGCTGTTCCGAGGCCAGAAGACGGACGTCTCGGTCAGCCCCTTCGTGCTGCGCGACGCCGACGGCAAGGTCGTGGCGGTGTTGGCCCACCGGGGCGTCACCTTCTTCGAGAGCGAGGTGTACCTGCTGGAGGGCGCCAAGCCGGTGAAGCTGGACCTGCCGTTGAAGAGCTCGATCCAGGGCTATGTCGACGGCCAGATGATCGTGCTGGTGGAGCAGGACTGGCCGGCGAAGGGCTTCAAGACCGGCGACCTGATCAGCTTCGATCTCGCCAAGCTGAAGGCCGCCCCGCACAAGGCGACCGCCACCCTGGTGCTACGCCCCACCGCCCGCCAGTCGGTCGAGCAGGTCCAGACCACCCGCACCAAGCTCGTGGTCGGCATGCTAGACAATGTGAAGGGCGCCGCCAAGGTCTTCACCCACGGCCCCTCCGGCTGGACCGTCCAGAGCCTGGACCTGCCGGCCAACAGCGCCATCGGCCTGGGCTCGTCGGACGACAAGAGCGAGCGCCTGTTTGTCACCGTCACCGGCTACCTGACGCCGACCACCTACTGGCTGGCCGACGCCGGCGCGTTGAAGCTCGAACAGGTCAAGGCTTCGCCGGCGCGGTTCGACGCCTCGACCCACGTCGTCGAGCAGTTCGAGGCGACCTCGTCCGACGGCGTGAAGATCCCTTACTTCGTCGTCCGCCCCAAGGGCGTGAAGTACGACGGCCAGGCCCCCACCCTGCTCTACGCCTATGGCGGCTTCCAGGTGCCGATGACCCCCGGCTATTCGGGCGTGATGGGCAAGCTGTGGCTGGAGCGCGGCGGGACCTACGTCGTCGCCAACATCCGGGGCGGTGGCGAGTTCGGCCCGGCCTGGCACGAGGCGGGCCTGAAGGCTAACCGCCAGAAGGTCTATGACGACTTCTTCGCCGTGTCGCAGGACCTGATCGCTCGCAAGATCACCTCGCCCCGACGCCTGGGGATCATGGGCGGCAGCAACGGCGGCCTCCTGATGGGCGTGGCCCTGACCCAGCGGCCCGAGCTCTACAACGCCGTCGTCGTGCAGGTGCCGCTGTTCGACATGATCCGCTACAGCCAGATCGGGGCCGGCGCCTCGTGGGTCGGCGAGTACGGCGACCCGGCCATCCCATCCGAACGGGCGGTGATCGCCAAGTACGACCCCTACTCCAACCTGAAGCCCGGGAAGAAGTATCCCGAGGTGTTCATCGAGACCTCGACCAAGGACGACCGCGTCCATCCGGCCCACGCCCGCAAGGCCGCGGCGCGCATGATGGAGCTGGGCTATCCGGTGCTCTATTACGAGAACATCGACGGCGGCCACGCCGGGGCGGCCAACCTCGCCGAGACCGCCCGCCGCCAGGCGCTGGAGTACACCTATCTGACCCGCCGATTGATGGACTGA
- a CDS encoding DUF2218 domain-containing protein, whose amino-acid sequence MESHARVATDKAARYMTQLAKHWSHKFEVRYDETSALFPLPLGTCRMVAHADGLDITVEAADLEGLARLEDVVAKHLDRFAFREGELKYGWTRAWPAGGVDPAAIRINAVH is encoded by the coding sequence ATGGAGAGCCACGCTCGCGTCGCCACCGACAAGGCGGCCCGCTACATGACCCAACTGGCCAAGCACTGGAGCCACAAGTTCGAGGTCCGCTACGACGAGACCTCGGCCCTGTTCCCGCTGCCGCTGGGGACCTGCCGCATGGTCGCCCACGCCGACGGCCTCGACATCACCGTCGAAGCCGCCGACCTGGAGGGCCTTGCCCGCCTGGAGGACGTGGTGGCCAAGCACCTCGACCGCTTCGCTTTCCGCGAGGGCGAACTGAAATACGGTTGGACGAGAGCCTGGCCGGCCGGCGGCGTCGATCCCGCGGCGATCCGGATCAACGCCGTCCACTAA
- a CDS encoding PadR family transcriptional regulator, giving the protein MFGRHHHHHRGRWEGRGDEHHGRHPFGFHGGHPGRGRGGRMGRFFDHGDLRFVVLKLIAEKPSHGYELIKAIETAAGGAYSPSPGVVYPTLTLLEEMGYVTASDAGGGKKLYTITPEGEAFLASNDAPVRSLFERMAEAASASAAFSPQILRARENLKTALRLKLHGGQLSAEQITAVAKALDDAAAAIESI; this is encoded by the coding sequence ATGTTTGGAAGACATCATCACCACCATCGCGGCCGCTGGGAGGGCCGAGGCGACGAGCATCACGGCCGTCACCCGTTCGGTTTCCACGGCGGCCATCCGGGTCGCGGCCGCGGCGGCCGCATGGGCCGGTTCTTCGATCACGGCGACCTGCGCTTCGTGGTCCTGAAGCTGATCGCCGAGAAGCCCAGCCACGGCTACGAGCTGATCAAGGCCATCGAGACGGCGGCGGGCGGCGCCTACAGCCCCAGCCCGGGCGTGGTCTATCCGACCCTGACCCTGCTCGAGGAGATGGGCTACGTCACCGCCAGCGACGCCGGCGGCGGCAAGAAGCTGTACACGATCACGCCCGAGGGCGAGGCCTTCCTGGCCAGCAACGACGCGCCGGTCCGCTCGCTGTTCGAGCGCATGGCCGAAGCCGCCTCGGCCAGCGCGGCCTTCTCGCCGCAGATCCTGCGGGCCCGCGAGAACCTGAAGACGGCCCTGCGGCTCAAGCTGCACGGCGGCCAGCTCTCGGCCGAGCAGATCACCGCCGTGGCCAAGGCGCTGGACGACGCGGCCGCCGCCATCGAGTCGATCTGA